In Pyrus communis chromosome 1, drPyrComm1.1, whole genome shotgun sequence, the following are encoded in one genomic region:
- the LOC137718515 gene encoding mechanosensitive ion channel protein 10-like, with the protein MKKTIEREKLLKGGEVSMSEKLSSNGGEVVLEVRSEEINAAKGSPSKGSEYSAPKQSKVGSPAKASAESSSGFSQSVPVSSPSPEFWRASPGKPPKIPTRNESLARRKSLNRSINSKPKSRFGEPSVGIDHNLFEEDQVGANSPYRGSFNRPSPNDKSGIRSVSISGSGRIPPSPGKIKEKEDEEIYKKVKLSRDNHRKVKMTTKVLLEWVTFLVLLACLLSSLTIEKLKNDMCWGLEIWKWCVLVMVIFCGMLVTNWFMHFIVFLIERNFLLRKKVLYFVHGMKKSVQVSIWLALVLLTWLLVFNRGVKRSKTSTKILNYVTWTLVSILVGAFLWLLKTLFLKILASSFHVNTFFDRIQESIFHQYVLQTLSGPALIEEAERVGKCPSTGQVSFRTTKKAKAGKEKEVIDMGKLQKMKQEKVSAWTMKVLVDAVSSSGLSTISHALDEMEAGGAEQTDREITNEMEATAAAYYIFHNVAQPDSKYIEEEDLMRFMIKEEVELVFPLFDADETGHIDRKSLTDWVVKVYNGRKALAHALNDTKTAVRQLNKLVTGILVVITIVVWLLLMEIATTKVLVLLSSQLVVAAFMFGNTCKTIFEAIIFVFVMHPFDVGDRCVVDGVPLMVEEMNILNTVFLKLNMEKVYYPNSVLSTKAISNYYRSPNMQDIVEFHIAFSTTVERIGMLKERIKHHLESNSQHWHSDHNLVVVEFENLNKLKMALYVTHTMNFQEFGEKNKRRTELVMELKKMLEELQIKYNLLPQEVRLTQT; encoded by the exons ATGAAGAAGACCATAGAGAGAGAAAAGCTTTTGAAAGGCGGGGAAGTAAGCATGTCGGAGAAGCTTTCTTCCAATGGAGGTGAAGTTGTACTGGAAGTTCGAAGCGAAGAAATCAATGCAGCAAAAGGATCTCCCTCAAAAGGCTCAGAATATTCAGCTCCCAAGCAAAGCAAAGTGGGCTCACCCGCAAAGGCATCGGCTGAGTCCAGCAGTGGATTCTCTCAGTCAGTCCCAGTGAGCTCCCCTTCACCTGAATTTTGGAGAGCCAGTCCTGGTAAGCCTCCCAAGATTCCCACCCGCAATGAGAGTCTTGCTAGGAGAAAGTCACTAAATAGGTCAATTAACTCGAAACCCAAGTCAAGATTTGGTGAACCCTCAGTAGGCATTGATCACAATCTGTTTGAAGAAGATCAAGTTGGTGCAAATTCCCCTTATAGGGGTTCATTCAATAGGCCTTCCCCAAATGATAAATCAGGTATCAGGAGTGTTTCAATCTCCGGGAGTGGGAGGATACCGCCGTCTCCAGGCAAGATCAAAGAGAAGGAGGATGAAGAGATTTACAAGAAGGTTAAATTGAGTAGAGATAACCATAGGAAAGTGAAAATGACAACTAAGGTCTTGCTTgagtgggttacttttctggtACTTCTGGCTTGTTTATTGTCTAGCTTGACTATCGAGAAATTAAAGAATGATATGTGTTGGGGCTTGGAAATTTGGAAGTGGTGTGTGCTTGTGATGGTGATATTCTGTGGAATGTTGGTTACAAACTGGTTTATGCATTTCATAGTTTTTCTGATTGAGAGGAATTTTTTGCTGAGGAAGAAGGTTTTGTATTTTGTTCATGGCATGAAAAAGAGCGTTCAGGTTTCGATTTGGTTGGCTCTGGTTCTTCTCACATGGTTATTGGTGTTCAATCGGGGGGTCAAGCGATCAAAGACTTCCACCAAGATTTTGAATTATGTCACATGGACTCTTGTTTCCATTCTTGTTGGGGCATTTTTGTGGTTGTTAAAAACTTTGTTCCTTAAGATTTTAGCATCTAGTTTCCATGTGAACACCTTTTTTGATAGAATCCAAGAATCAATCTTCCATCAGTATGTTCTTCAGACACTTTCAGGGCCAGCACTTATAGAGGAGGCTGAGAGGGTTGGGAAATGTCCGAGCACTGGGCAAGTGAGTTTCAGGACGACAAAGAAGGCTAAGGCTGGGAAGGAGAAAGAGGTGATTGATATGGGAAAGCTTCAGAAGATGAAGCAAGAGAAGGTTTCAGCTTGGACGATGAAGGTATTGGTGGACGCAGTTTCGAGTTCAGGGCTGTCCACCATCTCCCATGCATTGGATGAGATGGAAGCGGGAGGAGCTGAACAGACGGATAGGGAGATTACTAATGAGATGGAAGCAACCGCCGCTGCCTATTACATTTTTCATAATGTCGCACAACCGGATTCCAA GTACATTGAGGAGGAGGACCTCATGAGGTTCATGATTAAAGAAGAGGTGGAACTTGTGTTTCCGCTGTTTGACGCAGACGAGACTGGACATATTGACCGAAAATCTCTAACGGATTGGGTG GTGAAGGTATACAATGGTCGCAAAGCATTAGCTCATGCTTTAAACGACACCAAAACAGCTGTAAGGCAATTGAACAAACTTGTGACTGGCATCCTGGTTGTTATCACCATTGTAGTGTGGCTTTTATTGATGGAAATTGCAACCACGAAAGTGCTTGTTCTCCTCTCGTCACAGCTCGTAGTTGCAGCTTTTATGTTTGGAAACACTTGCAAGACTATATTTGAAGCtataatttttgtatttgtaaTGCATCCATTTGATGTTGGTGACCGCTGTGTTGTTGATGGTGTTCCG TTGATGGTTGAGGAGATGAACATCTTAAATACAGTCTTCTTGAAACTCAATATGGAGAAGGTATACTATCCGAATTCAGTTTTGTCCACAAAAGCCATCAGCAATTACTACAGAAGTCCAAACATGCAAGACATCGTCGAATTCCACATTGCTTTTTCGACAACAGTGGAGAGGATAGGCATGCTGAAAGAGAGAATAAAACA TCATTTGGAGAGTAACTCGCAGCATTGGCATTCTGACCACAATCTGGTAGTGGTTGAATTCGAAAATCTCAATAAATTAAAGATGGCCCTGTATGTCACTCACACAATGAACTTTCAAGAGTTCGGAGAAAAGAATAAGCGGAGAACTGAACTAGTCATggaattgaagaaaatgttgGAAGAGCTCCAAATCAAGTACAATCTGCTGCCCCAAGAAGTTCGTCTCACTCAAACTTAA